A genomic region of Candidatus Kapaibacterium sp. contains the following coding sequences:
- the mfd gene encoding transcription-repair coupling factor, translating to MKKISYKDLVGRSYSILEPILKDLLKEFEKSKKKRTSVKMLAGSSVSFFVKALSEHSGNDILVIESDKSKPEDRYHDLQILFGENNVSLLKEPSRSLRTKIDNKENRVDWMIEGLTNFSSDPRALVATDETLMTSLPNPQKLHSDKKILTKDLKLDFDEFVKSLILNGFERRDYVAVPGDISIRGGIVDLYPVGANNPYRIEFWGDEIESLREFDILSQRSIRDLEQIEFIAGLYNSDDEQFEFDIFDYLPNDTIIILYHPDSLEFDDSTKQKLEKFRIIEVNPLEKSVYKVKSTSQPSVKASVSILIKELTRLAVNDYKILFCADGDIHLNRFKEIIEKSLGEIDFADFEYSPEIIKNITFKAIRLFDSTFSEGFIWDDLKIACFTEHQVFERNRVRDTRKATGSTSITLKELQDLQIGDYVVHEDKGIAVFDGFRQVSMGGSMQDCAKLLFADEDVLYVNLNYIAKISKYAAREGVMPVLSKLGSADWNRKKAKTKKRLKDIARDLIKLYAKRKSEKGYAYPEDSLWQKEFEASFIYEDTPDQARATAELKVDMENDSPMDRLICGDVGFGKTEVAIRAAFKAVQSGKQVAVLVPTTILAQQHFMSFRDRLAKYPVNVEVISRFRSASQQKDIVAKNSDGKIDILIGTHRLLSKDIQFRDLGLLIIDEEHRFGVSAKEKLRQFRSAVDTLTLTATPIPRTLNFSLMGARDLSTIETPPRNRVPVSTEIIEWNDEIVTQHIKKEVERGGQVFFVSDRIEDLDKLKIHMNMLMPNLRFASANGQMKPADLENIMESFIEGKYDVLVSTKIIESGIDIPNANTIIINRAQNFGMAELYQLRGRVGRTNKQAYCYLIIPNSYKLPLNALRRLQAIEEFSELGSGLKLALRDLEIRGAGNLLGAEQSGFIIDIGFELFQKVLDEAVTELKYEEFSDIFGDRAEKPKFYTQDIAIEIDSDAFFPEDYIKRDTDRFSYYKKLYNLKNNGELQDLVREITDRYGKLPKQANELIYAVKLRIAAIGSGFSRIIQKGQKLICEFPPNDDTYYYENAFSVVIDYINSLDDCKLNQTKDRLTLEVMIDSRDNAIEFLWKIKKTLETL from the coding sequence TTGAAAAAAATTTCTTACAAGGATTTGGTCGGCAGAAGCTACTCAATTTTAGAGCCTATACTTAAAGACTTACTCAAAGAATTCGAAAAAAGCAAAAAAAAGCGGACATCGGTCAAAATGCTCGCCGGCTCATCTGTCTCCTTTTTTGTGAAAGCTTTGAGCGAGCATTCGGGAAATGATATTTTGGTTATCGAATCCGATAAATCCAAACCGGAAGACCGTTACCACGATTTGCAAATCCTATTTGGCGAAAATAATGTGTCGCTACTCAAAGAGCCTTCTCGCTCCTTGAGAACAAAAATTGACAACAAGGAAAATCGAGTAGATTGGATGATTGAGGGTTTGACAAATTTCAGTTCCGACCCGCGAGCACTTGTTGCCACAGATGAAACTTTGATGACATCCTTGCCGAATCCGCAAAAACTTCATAGCGATAAAAAAATTCTAACTAAAGATTTGAAATTAGATTTTGATGAATTTGTCAAATCGTTGATTTTGAACGGATTTGAAAGACGCGATTACGTCGCTGTTCCGGGTGATATTTCGATTCGTGGTGGGATTGTGGATTTGTACCCCGTTGGGGCAAATAATCCATATAGAATTGAATTTTGGGGCGATGAAATCGAATCACTTCGCGAATTCGATATACTTTCGCAACGCAGCATCCGCGATTTGGAGCAAATCGAATTCATTGCGGGATTGTACAATTCGGATGATGAGCAATTCGAGTTCGATATTTTTGATTATTTACCCAATGATACTATTATCATTTTATATCATCCCGATTCTTTAGAATTTGACGATAGCACTAAACAAAAGCTCGAAAAATTTAGAATAATTGAGGTCAATCCGCTCGAAAAATCAGTTTACAAAGTAAAATCCACTTCGCAACCTTCGGTAAAAGCATCAGTCAGCATCTTAATAAAGGAACTGACAAGGCTTGCCGTGAATGATTACAAGATATTATTTTGTGCTGATGGCGACATTCACTTAAACCGATTTAAAGAAATAATCGAGAAATCCCTTGGTGAAATTGATTTTGCCGATTTCGAATATTCGCCGGAAATAATTAAAAACATCACTTTCAAGGCAATCAGACTATTCGACAGCACATTTTCCGAAGGCTTCATTTGGGATGATTTGAAAATTGCGTGTTTCACCGAGCATCAAGTTTTTGAGCGAAACAGAGTCCGCGATACTCGTAAAGCTACGGGTTCGACGAGCATTACTTTGAAAGAGTTGCAGGATTTACAAATCGGCGACTACGTTGTCCATGAGGACAAAGGCATCGCAGTATTTGACGGATTCCGCCAAGTGAGTATGGGCGGTTCGATGCAAGATTGCGCCAAATTGCTTTTCGCAGATGAAGATGTGCTCTATGTCAATTTGAATTATATCGCCAAAATCAGCAAATATGCAGCCCGAGAAGGCGTAATGCCCGTGCTATCCAAACTTGGCTCCGCCGATTGGAACCGGAAAAAAGCCAAAACCAAAAAGCGGCTCAAAGATATTGCTCGGGATTTGATAAAATTATATGCAAAACGCAAATCCGAAAAAGGATACGCATATCCCGAAGACAGTTTATGGCAGAAGGAATTCGAGGCATCATTCATCTACGAAGATACGCCCGACCAAGCACGCGCTACTGCAGAATTAAAAGTGGATATGGAAAATGATTCGCCGATGGACAGGCTGATTTGCGGCGATGTCGGCTTCGGTAAGACTGAAGTCGCTATCCGAGCAGCATTCAAAGCTGTGCAATCTGGCAAACAAGTGGCAGTTTTAGTGCCTACAACCATTCTTGCACAACAGCATTTTATGTCATTCCGCGACCGATTAGCCAAATATCCCGTAAATGTGGAGGTTATTTCGCGTTTTCGGAGTGCATCTCAACAAAAGGACATCGTAGCGAAAAATTCTGATGGAAAAATAGACATATTGATTGGTACACACCGACTTTTGAGCAAAGATATTCAATTTCGCGATTTGGGTTTGTTGATTATAGACGAAGAGCATCGCTTCGGGGTTTCGGCAAAAGAGAAGCTACGTCAGTTTCGCTCGGCGGTGGATACTTTGACACTGACTGCAACGCCGATTCCGAGGACACTGAATTTTTCCTTGATGGGAGCTCGAGATTTGAGCACAATCGAAACTCCGCCCAGAAACCGCGTTCCGGTAAGTACAGAAATTATTGAGTGGAATGATGAAATCGTGACGCAGCACATTAAGAAGGAAGTCGAAAGAGGCGGACAAGTCTTTTTCGTGTCGGACCGAATCGAAGACCTCGATAAGCTCAAAATCCACATGAATATGTTGATGCCAAATCTCCGATTTGCTTCAGCAAATGGGCAAATGAAGCCCGCCGACCTCGAAAATATTATGGAATCCTTCATCGAAGGCAAGTACGATGTGCTTGTTTCGACCAAAATAATCGAATCAGGCATAGACATTCCAAATGCGAATACGATAATCATCAATAGGGCGCAAAATTTCGGGATGGCTGAGCTCTACCAATTACGCGGTAGAGTCGGCAGAACCAACAAACAGGCTTATTGCTATTTAATCATACCGAATTCGTACAAATTGCCTCTGAACGCATTGAGGCGACTTCAAGCGATCGAAGAATTTTCCGAACTAGGGAGCGGCTTGAAACTCGCTCTTCGCGACCTTGAAATTCGTGGAGCAGGAAATCTCTTGGGCGCCGAGCAATCAGGATTTATCATTGACATCGGGTTCGAGCTTTTCCAGAAAGTTTTGGACGAAGCAGTCACAGAATTGAAATATGAAGAATTTTCGGATATTTTTGGCGATAGGGCAGAGAAACCCAAATTTTATACGCAAGATATTGCTATCGAAATTGATTCAGACGCCTTCTTCCCCGAAGATTACATCAAACGCGATACCGATAGGTTCTCATATTACAAGAAATTATATAATTTGAAAAATAATGGTGAATTGCAAGATTTAGTCCGTGAAATCACCGATAGATACGGTAAATTGCCCAAACAAGCAAATGAATTGATTTACGCAGTTAAATTGCGAATCGCTGCAATTGGTTCGGGCTTTTCGCGTATCATTCAAAAGGGGCAGAAACTTATTTGCGAATTTCCTCCAAATGATGACACTTATTATTATGAAAATGCTTTCTCGGTTGTGATTGATTATATCAATAGTTTAGATGATTGCAAATTGAACCAAACAAAAGACCGTCTGACACTTGAAGTTATGATTGATTCGCGAGACAATGCAATTGAATTTTTGTGGAAAATTAAAAAAACATTAGAAACCTTGTAA
- the hflX gene encoding GTPase HflX, producing the protein MTQANIITEKAIAVQLILKGSDREIAREHLEELAFLALTAGAEVTETFRQELQNPNARTYLGKGKVEEIKEYIKENEIKLVIFDDDLAPIQTRNLEKELEVKVIDRSALILDIFARRARSNEAKTQVELAQMQYLMPRLTRMWTHLSKQFGGIGTKGPGETQIETDRRIIKTKIQQLKERLLDIDKQREVQSKHRSGMPRFALVGYTNAGKSTLMRVITTADVYIEDKLFATLDTTVRHFTMTSGQEALLSDTVGFIRKLPTHLIASFRSTLAEASSADVLIHVVDVSNPFFRDHIAVVEETLESLKITDKPTILVLNKLDLIDKSLGFRAIEKEFQDSIFISAERGINIRNLMEKMLEVYILKAKLIEFVLPYDQMNLLSVLYKVADVIDSEEKDHGIEYKVKVHADDTEYFTSRFEKFITRKEN; encoded by the coding sequence TTGACACAAGCAAATATAATTACAGAAAAAGCAATAGCAGTACAATTGATACTGAAAGGTTCGGACCGCGAAATAGCCCGCGAGCATCTCGAAGAATTGGCATTTTTGGCTCTCACAGCGGGTGCTGAAGTAACTGAAACATTCAGACAGGAGCTTCAGAATCCAAATGCCAGGACCTATCTTGGCAAAGGAAAAGTTGAAGAAATCAAAGAATACATCAAAGAGAATGAAATCAAACTTGTAATTTTCGATGATGATTTGGCGCCTATACAAACCAGAAATCTCGAAAAAGAGCTTGAAGTCAAAGTAATTGACCGAAGCGCCCTGATTTTGGATATTTTCGCTCGACGAGCAAGGTCCAACGAAGCCAAAACTCAGGTAGAACTTGCACAGATGCAATATCTGATGCCGCGATTGACCAGAATGTGGACCCACTTATCTAAACAATTCGGTGGAATCGGTACAAAAGGTCCGGGCGAAACCCAAATTGAAACCGATAGGCGGATAATCAAAACTAAAATCCAACAACTCAAAGAGCGGCTTTTGGATATTGATAAGCAGCGTGAAGTTCAGAGCAAACACCGCTCAGGTATGCCGAGATTCGCTCTCGTTGGATATACGAACGCCGGTAAATCAACTTTGATGCGCGTTATCACGACTGCTGATGTTTATATCGAGGACAAATTATTCGCAACTTTAGATACAACAGTCCGCCATTTCACGATGACTTCCGGTCAAGAAGCCTTGCTATCAGATACAGTCGGCTTTATTCGCAAATTGCCAACGCATCTGATTGCATCATTTCGGAGTACTTTGGCAGAAGCTTCATCGGCAGACGTGCTGATTCACGTTGTAGATGTATCGAATCCATTTTTCCGCGACCATATTGCCGTTGTAGAAGAAACTTTGGAATCTCTCAAAATCACCGACAAACCGACAATACTCGTGCTTAACAAATTGGATTTGATTGATAAATCACTCGGATTCAGAGCGATTGAAAAGGAATTCCAAGATTCGATTTTTATCTCAGCGGAGCGTGGAATCAACATTCGCAATTTGATGGAAAAAATGCTCGAAGTCTATATTTTGAAGGCAAAATTAATCGAATTCGTATTGCCCTACGACCAAATGAATTTGCTCTCAGTCTTGTATAAAGTAGCGGATGTGATTGATTCTGAAGAGAAAGACCATGGAATTGAATACAAAGTGAAAGTACATGCTGACGACACGGAATATTTCACAAGCAGATTTGAAAAGTTTATCACGCGGAAAGAGAATTGA